In Mangifera indica cultivar Alphonso chromosome 14, CATAS_Mindica_2.1, whole genome shotgun sequence, the DNA window GTGGAACCCATTTTCATGGCCTCTTTTGTGTTTGCTAAAACATGTTTGTTTGTTGGTGGCTTGGTGCTGCTGGTGGAATTTGGATCTCTCACGAAACTAAGATGCTGTGTcttgttaattaaatttgttttagaaaataCCCCATTCATTAGCCTTCCTCTAATTTGTGCAGTTGTTTTAGTGTAGTTCATGGCCAACAATGTCCACAGCTCCCAATATTTTATTGCAGAGCCCTTCAAAGAGTACTTATTAGATATTGCAGAAGATTAAGCATTATGTTATCAATATACACATAGCGTTAGGTGAAATTGTGGGACTCAAAAGTCAATTGCACTGTAATGAAAAGCAAAAGGAAGAAGcaaaatatcatatcaaaagcTCCCACCAAAAACATTAACACATTAACCCAATGACCAAGCTATGGATCCAATGAATGCCTCACCACCACCCAATTAATTCAAAGTTTATTCTTAAAATTCAACCTTCACAGACTAATACACCAACCCAATCGAAAAATTTAAGGCCagacaaattaaaaagaaaaaaacaaatttacttCGGTAAATTCAAATAATGCAGAGAATATAGAACATGAAATTATCCATCTTTACAGGGAAAAAGATGAAGATTATGGTGGTAATTAGTTACTGCAATAGCTGCATATGGCTTTGTTTCCTTAATTGTTCATAAAACCTTCTGATGAACTCCTCAGCTTCATCATCAACCTTGTCATTTCCAGCAATTTCATTCTCTTCTTCTGATGAGTAATTTGAGATTCTTACATTGAAAGGGGAGGGAACCGGGCTACGCTTCTCTCCGGGGGCTAAATCGGTGGCGTCAAATCGGAAGTTGAACGTGTACTCAGGGGTTCTGGGCATCAAAATGACTGCCTTGGGCTCACCTTCAAAgactccttcttcttcttcttcaaaaacCTCGGGAGGGTTGATGCAAGGAAAGTAATGGTGTTTGCGTTTTGACAAGTGGGAAAAAACAGGATTAGGGCTGTTGCTGCAAGAGAACTCGTACTCCTGTACGCCATAGCTACCACTTGTCGTGTGCCTAGAAATGTGTCTAGAATGGCGATgatcatgatgatgatgatgaagagaaaTGAGATTACTGAAAGACTTCCTCAAAAGTTTCCCTCTTTTCATCATCAAATTCATGTCCATAATCAACTTCCTCTTCGACACCAATCCTTTCCTTATCATAAAGAAAGTGATCCTCAAAACATTCCATAGCTTCTTCGCTATCACAGAATTCACGTTACTATTCACCTTCATCGCAAAACATACAAACTTTCTGTAGTAATATATCACAAGTAAGAACACTAGAAATTAAAGATGGTTTTTTTTCCAAGGAGGGTTTTCTATTTTCTGCGGGGCTCTGATGGACCtcgcagaagaagaagaaaaccctggtgagaaaaaattgaaagagagaAAGTGGACATATATAGACAAGATGAGGAGGCTGAAGggtcatattatataataaaataaaaatttataaaaagaggGAGGGGAGAAGAAGAGTGGAAATTGAAGAGGG includes these proteins:
- the LOC123196553 gene encoding uncharacterized protein LOC123196553 — encoded protein: MKVNSNVNSVIAKKLWNVLRITFFMIRKGLVSKRKLIMDMNLMMKRGKLLRKSFSNLISLHHHHHDHRHSRHISRHTTSGSYGVQEYEFSCSNSPNPVFSHLSKRKHHYFPCINPPEVFEEEEEGVFEGEPKAVILMPRTPEYTFNFRFDATDLAPGEKRSPVPSPFNVRISNYSSEEENEIAGNDKVDDEAEEFIRRFYEQLRKQSHMQLLQ